The DNA window gtcgcgAATGCTGGCCGACGAccaaagccttggaaagagtgttgcacgctatagagatgcggatgttgaggtggacgataggtggaacgctaaaagacaaagtatccaacgacactgtaccATCGTCggtgtcgtcccgataactgagaagatgaaggaggcccgactgagatggttcggtcacgtcttgtggcgagaagaaaattctgttgccaaaacctgAAGCTctctctgaagctcgacgttccaggagtgaggccgcgcaggaggccaaagattcgctggttggaccgtgtgaagctggatatgatagatgcgcgtttgtgtacggctaatgcaat is part of the Necator americanus strain Aroian chromosome V, whole genome shotgun sequence genome and encodes:
- a CDS encoding hypothetical protein (NECATOR_CHRV.G19838.T1), translated to MATGVLCDRKVPVRLKSRMLADDQSLGKSVARYRDADVEVDDRWNAKRQSIQRHCTIVGVVPITEKMKEARLRWFGHVLWREENSVAKT